From a single Phaenicophaeus curvirostris isolate KB17595 chromosome 8, BPBGC_Pcur_1.0, whole genome shotgun sequence genomic region:
- the RASAL2 gene encoding ras GTPase-activating protein nGAP isoform X9 — MALGLMVKRYRYPNDRFFYFRSRGLPKLKESRSHESLLSPGSAVEALDLRSEENVFVKPLHSSILGQDFCFEVTYSSGSKCFSCSSAAERDRWMENLRRTVQPNKDNCRRAENVLRLWIIEAKDLAPKKKYFCELCLDDTLFARTTSKTNADNVFWGEHFEFYGFPPIHSITVHIYKDVEKKKKKDKNNYIGLVNIPVASVTGRQFVEKWYPVSTPTPNKGKSGGPSIRIKSRYQTITILPMEQYKEFAEFITSNYTMLCSALEPVISVRNKEEMACALVHILQSTGRAKDFLMDLVMAEIDRCGEHDVLIFRENTLATKAVEEYLKLVGQKYLHDALGEFIKALYESDENCEVDPSKCSSSELADHQSNLKMCCELAFCKIINSYCVFPCELKEVFSSWKQQCLSKGKQDISERLISASLFLRFLCPAIMSPSLFNLMQEYPDDRTSRTLTLIAKVIQNLANFAKFGNKEEYMIFMNDFLEHEWGGMKRFLLEISNPDIVSNMPGFEGYIDLGRELSVLHSLLWEVVSQLDKGENSFLQATVAKLGPLPRILADITKSVTNPTPVQQQLRRLTEHSSSPNVSGSLSSGLQKIFEDPTDGDLHKLKSPTQDNVDGCFRGKTLLLVQQASTQSMTYSDKDERENLLTNGRSISLMDLQDPHSAHSDHSSVVHDVPLRLAGSQLSITQVANIKQLWETQSTPQSAPQVRRPLHPALNQQGSLQPLSFQNPVYHLNNPTLPMLKASVDSSLENLSTASSRSRSNSEDFKLSGPSNSSMEDFTKRSTQSEDFSRRHTVPDKHVPIALPRQNSSSQAQIRKMDQAGLGARAKAPQSLPHSTSLRSTGSMSGVSGAMVPEPVQSGSLSWQQSSSSRESPVPKVRAIQRQQTQQVQSPVDSATMSPVERTAAWVLNNGQYEEVEDDTEQNPDEVKHAEKYEQEIAKLKERLKVSSRRLEEYERRLLVQEQQMQKLLMEYKSRLEDSEERLRRQQEEKDSQMKSIISRLMAVEEELKKDHAEMQAVIDAKQKIIDAQEKRIVSLDSANTRLMSALTQVKERYSMQVRNGISPTNPTKLSITENGEFKNSSC, encoded by the exons GTCACGTGGATTGCCGAAGCTGAAGGAGTCTCGTTCCCATGAGTCTCTCCTGAGCCCAGGCAGCGCCGTAGAGGCCCTGGATCTCAGGTCAGAAGAAAACGTCTTTGTCAAACCACTTCACAGCAGTATCCTTGGACAAGACTTCTGTTTTGAG GTAACCTACTCCAGTGGCAGTAAATGCTTCAGTTGTTCCTCTGCAGCAGAGAGGGACAGGTGGATGGAAAACCTACGCAGAACAGTGCAGCCGAATAAG GACAATTGCCGTCGAGCTGAAAATGTGCTCCGTCTCTGGATCATTGAGGCAAAGGACCTGGCCCCTAAGAAGAAGTACTTCTGTGAGCTGTGCCTTGACGACACTCTCTTTGCCCGCACCACCAGCAAAACTAACGCAGATAACGTCTTCTGGGGAGAGCACTTTGAGTTCTACGGTTTCCCACCTATTCACAGCATCACAGTTCATATCTACAAGGAcgtggagaagaagaagaaaaaggacaagAACAATTACATAGGCCTGGTCAACATTCCTGTGGCCAGCGTAACCGGACGCCAATTTGTGGAAAAATGGTACCCAGTCAGCACACCCACACCCAACAAAGGGAAATCCGGAGGACCTTCCATTCGGATAAAGTCCCGTTATCAGACCATCACCATCTTGCCCATGGAGCAATACAAGGAATTTGCCGAGTTTATTACCAGCAACTACACTATGCTGTGCTCTGCGCTGGAGCCAGTGATTAGTGTAAGGAATAAGGAAGAAATGGCTTGCGCCTTGGTGCACATTCTTCAGAGCACTGGGAGAGCTAAG GACTTTTTGATGGATTTGGTGATGGCTGAGATAGATCGTTGTGGGGAGCATGATGTCTTGATCTTCAGGGAGAACACTCTTGCTACCAAAGCTGTTGAGGAATACCTCAAGTTGGTAGGGCAGAAATACCTTCACGATGCACTAG GGGAGTTTATCAAGGCTCTGTATGAGTCAGATGAAAACTGTGAAGTGGATCCCAGCAAATGTTCATCCAGTGAATTAGCAGATCATCAGAGCAACCTGAAAATGTGTTGTGAGCTGGCCTTCTGCAAGATTATCAATTCCTACTG cGTGTTCCCTTGTGAGCTGAAGGAGGTATTTTCATCGTGGAAGCAGCAGTGCCTGAGCAAGGGCAAGCAGGACATCAGTGAACGCCTGATCAGTGCTTCCCTCTTCCTCCGCTTCCTCTGCCCCGCTATCATGTCCCCCAGCCTCTTCAACCTCATGCAGGAGTATCCTGACGACCGGACATCTCGCACGCTCACGCTTATTGCTAAAGTCATTCAGAACCTCGCCAACTTTGCTAA GTTTGGTAATAAGGAAGAGTATATGATCTTCATGAATGACTTTCTGGAACATGAGTGGGGAGGAATGAAGCGTTTTCTGCTGGAGATCTCTAATCCAGATATAGTCTCAAACATGCCTGGATTTGAGGGCTACATCGACCTGGGAAGAGAGCTCTCAGTTTTGCATTCGCTCTTATGGGAGGTTGTGTCCCAACTTGATAAG GGTGAAAATTCCTTCCTACAGGCGACCGTGGCAAAACTGGGGCCTCTTCCTCGTATTCTTGCTGATATCACTAAATCAGTGACCAACCCGACACCagtacagcagcagctgagacgTCTCACTGAGCACAGCTCTAGTCCCAACGTCAGTGGCAGTCTCTCCTCAGGGCTTCAGAAGATATTTGAGGACCCCACTGATGG TGACTTGCATAAGCTGAAGTCTCCAACCCAGGACAATGTAGATGGTTGTTTCAGGGGCAAGACCCTGCTGTTGGTTCAGCAGGCGTCCACCCAGAGCATGACTTATTCAGACAAGGATGAAAGAGAAAACCTTTTGACCAATGGACGTAGCATCTCTCTCATGGACCTCCAAGATCCTCACAGTGCTCACAGCGACCACTCTTCTGTCGTGCACGACGTGCCTTTGCGCCTGGCTGGCAGCCAGCTCTCCATCACGCAGGTGGCGAACATCAAACAGCTGTGGGAAACCCAGAGCACCCCCCAGAGCGCTCCCCAGGTGAGAAGACCTCTGCACCCAGCTTTGAACCAACAGGGGAGCCTCCAGCCTCTGTCATTCCAGAACCCAGTTTACCATCTCAACAACCCAACCCTGCCGATGCTGAAGGCCTCTGTGGactccagcctggagaacttGAGCACTGCCAGCTCCCGGAGCCGAAGCAACAGCGAAGATTTCAAACTCAGCGGacccagcaacagcagcatgGAGGACTTCACCAAGCGGAGCACGCAGAGCGAGGACTTCTCCCGGCGCCACACGGTCCCCGACAAGCACGTCCCCATCGCCCTGCCCCGccagaacagcagcagccaagcaCAGATCCGCAAAATGGATCAAGCTGGGCTGGGCGCTCGGGCCAAAGCGCCGCAGTCCTTGCCGCACAGCACTTCCTTGCGGAGCACGGGCAGCATGTCGGGAGTGTCGGGGGCCATGGTACCTGAGCCCGTTCAGAGTGGGAGCCTGTCCTGGCAGCAGTCCTCATCCTCCAGAGAGAGCCCTGTCCCAAAAGTGAGGGCAATTCAGAGGCAACAAACGCAGCAG gttcaGTCACCTGTGGACTCTGCCACCATGTCACCAGTGGAAAGGACGGCTGCCTGGGTTCTCAATAATGGACAGTATGAAGAAGTAGAAGATGATACGGAGCAGAATCCAGATGAAGTAAAACATGCTGAGAAG TATGAACAAGAGATAGCGAAGCTGAAGGAGCGCCTGAAGGTGTCAAGCCGCCGGCTGGAGGAGTACGAGCGGCGGCTCCTGGTGCAAGAGCAGCAAATGCAGAAGCTGCTGATGGAGTACAAGTCCAGGCTGGAAGACAGCGAGGAGAGACTGCGCAGGcaacaggaggagaaggacagcCAGATGAAAAGTATCATCAGCAG ACTTATGGCAGTTGAAGAGGAGCTGAAGAAGGATCATGCAGAGATGCAAGCTGTCATCgatgcaaagcagaaaattattgATGCACAG